The DNA segment GGGGGAGAGCAACCGTGTCAAGCGGGCAGTTTGTTTTCCCACGGCTGACCGGTCTTCGCCATGGTATTGAGGACTGTCAGCAGCTTGCGCATGCAGGCAGTCACGGCGAGCTTGAATGGCTTACCGGTAAGACTCAAGCGCTCATAGAAACTACGGATGGCAGGGTTATGACGAATCGCAGTTACCGTCGCCATGTACAGCACATTGCGCACCTCGGCTCGACCGCCGCGGATGTAGCGTTGTCCCCGGCGCTTGCCACTGTCGTCGTTAAACGGCGCCACGCCGACCAGCGCTGCGATCTGCTGGCGGTTGAGCTTACCCAACTCGGGCAGTCGCCCCAGCAGGGTGAACACGCTGACTTTGCCAATGCCCGGCACACTGCTAAGCAATTCCACTTTGTGCTTCCATACGTCACTGGTGCGCAGCTTGTGGGTCATATCGATATCGAGCGACTTGATACGGGCGTCCAACCATTCGATATGCTCTTTCAGGCTCTTGATGGCAAGCGGCGGCGCAGTGGCGACTCGAGCCTTCTCTTGCGCCCGCATGACCACGAGCTGGCTGCGCCGGTCCAACAGGTCAGCAAATTCGCGCTGCGCCTCGTCGGGCAACGGACGCACTGGCGGCCGGATCTGCTGGGCAAAACGCGCCAGCACGCGCGCGTCGAGCCGGTCGGTCTTGGCCAGAATCCCGCAAGCTTTGGCGAAGTCGCGCACCTGCTTGGGGTTGACAACTGCGACCGGCAATCCGGCACCAGCCAGCGCGATACTGACGCTGGTTTCATAACCGCCTGTCGCCTCAAGCACGATGCGATCGATTTGACCTTCGTCGTTGTGCTCGGCCAGGTATGCCAACAGCGAAGCGATACCCGCTTCGTCATTGATGAACTGCAAGCTCGCGCTGTCAGGCAAAGAGTCCAGATCCAGCGTGTTCTTGCTAACGTCGATTCCTACAACCTTGATATCCATTTGGCTTATCCCATCCTTGTGACCATTCGGCGTGCTGCCATCCAACCGTTCGGGCTTAGGCTAAACGCTATCAAAAATGGAAGCCTCGATCCTCGCTCTCCCTCGAACTTGGGCTTTCGCCCAGGGCATGGGGCCATCGATCTGAGGCTTCCAGGACATATTTTCCGACATACAAGGGGGCGCGGTGATTCGCTTCCCCGCCATCAATGGTTAATTCCAGCACGTACGTAAGAGGATGCGAGACGCCTCGCACTGGCCAACGCGTCGGCCCACCGTACTTGCCTGCAAGACTGTGCGCACCGTCGAACTCGGAGGTTTGCTCCATATTATGATCCTCAAACGAATCCTCTCGCTCCTTCTGGCACTATTCCTACCGAGTGTCGCCTTGGCCCAGTCGGCTACAACATTCGTATTCGTGAAGATCAACGAATCGATCATGCCGACTGAGAGGGGGAAGAAGTACGAAGATCCACTCGATGCAGCCTTGAAGAAAGCTAAGCTCGGTGAAGTGACGGGCGGTGGCAGTTCTCTTTCGAAGGAGCGCAAAATAGAGTGGGTGGGTGTCGACGTCGAGTTGATAGACCTCGGCGAAGGACTCCCCTTTCTGAAGCGGAAGCTCATTGAATTAGGCGTGCCGAAGGGAAGCACCTTAGAATATCAACTGCAGGACAAGAAGATCGAAGCGCCTCTCCGAGACTAGTGATCTGCCACCCGGTGGAGATGGAACACCCGGGAGCCCGAGCGGCCGGCTCTCTCCCCGGCCCTCACGTACCACGCCGAGCGCATACTTCTGAAAAGAGCGAACCCCCGCAATAGGCTGGTCAGGGATGATTGCAGTTACGCGGCAGGTATCCGTCTGAACCCTTCTCGGCCATTTACTTTGACTAGGCTGGACGGCTGCAATGGCCGAAACGCGGTCATCCACTCTAGAAGTGGTCAATGGCGGTAGTACAACCCTAAGCGGTCGGTCACCGAAGCTACAAGGACAATGTGGCTTACACTTGAATTCGGATGCCTCCCGCTTTGGGGAAGTTGCCGGCGCCCGAAGTGACTTCGTAGCCCGATGGGCGTCTTTTGTAGCTTGCTGCCGTCGGCAATGGCACGCGTGCATTACGTGCCGATACAGACATCCAGAGCGTATTTTTTAACCAGGTTCATGCTACCGGCGATTTTCAGCGCGGGAGTGCGAGAAGGAAGTCGTCGGCAAGTTCGAACAAACGGTCCGTAGGATCCTCGCCCCGCTCTTTCATCTGGAGCATGTCGATGATTTGCCCGTCATCGATCACCAGCATCAGCTTGCCATGTTCACGCATGGCACCTTGGGTCATTTTTATCGCATCAGTGCTCGCACCCGCTCGACTTAGGACTATCGCAACTCTGCGAAGGCCGCGCTCAAGCAAGTACTTCTCTGTTGTCAGTATCTGTCCCTGCTTGATCTTGTCCGCGTAGTTTTTGAACTCAAACAAGACGTATCTGCTGTCCAAGTGGTGCAGCAGGAATTGCCAAAAGTCCGTTGTCGGACGAATGCGGCAAATATAGTCGAAGCGGTTCAAACCATCATCCGTCCGCTTCTGGCGATGCCAGCCGTGAAGATCATTCGGGAACAGATACCTGAGAATTCGATCACAGAGCTTTTCATAAGCAGACCAAGTGCTCTTACCGCGTTTAAGCGCCTTCAGTTCTTGGCAAAGCTCTGTACCCTTGGTGTCTTCTGGCGGACTTGTCTCGGGCAGACGCTTGCTGGTTTGAGTCGGCTCGGTGGGTCTTTCCGATGCCTCAGGTATTGCGATCGAATCAAGCTCCAGAAGGGCGTTCAGTTCGTCAAGGAGTTCTGGTGCCCTTGCGGCCCAGTTCAGTAGATCCACGCGATCGATGAAGGTGATGCTGAACCTATCTTCCAACGTAGTGCGAAGTGCCGAGGACAGTTGGCATGAAACCACAAGCATGCCCTTCCTAGCACCCGCAATGATCCCTCTTGCGGCCAGCCGTGCGGCTGCCGACTCCAGCAACGTGACCTGGGCTCTAGCAGTTCGGTAAAACTTAACCTCAATCGCCCAAATTTCATTGCCCATTGTGGCTGTAAAGTCGAATCCAGCGCTCTGCCCTCGCGCGTTGGCATCGGCCCGCACGCCGCCGCTCGACGACACCACGATGGCGCGCTTGCCTGTCTCCAGGCCAATCGACAGTCCGGCCTCGTGAACGTCGAAATGATTGGCTTCAAGGATTCTCCGCACAAGCTGTTCAAACTGAAATCCGCTGGAATTCGTCGAGAGAGTCATTGGAGAGGTCCGTTGTAAGGTTCGGTGACCACTGTGGTGGGTCGTCGGAATGAGGGATTATCGAAGAAATTGTGACGGACACCGCAGAGCTTGCCTATCCCCTAGTGTGGAGCGGGTCGGGAATGTTCGTTTTATGCGATCGAATTCGCGGCTGCGGATGTCCGGATTTGGCCCAAACGCCGCCGCCCGAATTCGCTCCCGCCCTGGGCCGCTATCGGCAGGTCGCCGACGCTGACTGCAGTCAGGTAGCCTCGAAGCGCGGCGGCTGGCTAATAGCGGCCGGTCGCACTTGAGACTTCAACTTCCCTGGTGCACGATGCGTGCCGCGTCTTGCCGTACGAGGGCCCCACTCCCTCATTAAGTCCTCGCCACGACCTCACCTGGGCCTCAAGTAGAGCTGCTTCTGTGCTTGTCCGGGTACCGCGCGCTCCTCCGTCACAAAGATGTCCTGCCGCGACCTCACCAGGTCGGATAGCTTCCTGAATCCATAGACCCGGGAGTCAAAGTCCGGCTGCAGTTTCGTGAGGTAACTGCCAAAGGTGCCCAAATGCGCCCAGCCATTCTCGTCGGACGACTGGTCGAGCGCGGAAAGCATGAAGTCCTGCGGGAAACTGGGCGCCGCGGCTGGGGTAACGGCTGCCGCCAACGGTAGTGCGGGAGCCACTGTGGGCTCGGGCTTGGCCGCAGGCGGGATGGATTCCGCCGGCGCAGGCCGCAGCACCTCCGTGAGCACGAACTTGTTGCAGGCACTCCGGAACGCATCCGGCGTCTTCTGTTCCCCAAAGCCCAGCACAACCAGCCCCTCTTCCCGAATCCGGGTCGCGAGGCCGGTGAAATCACTGTCGCTTGTCACGAGACAGAAGCCATCGAAGCGCCGGGTGTACAGCAAATCCATCGCGTCAATGATGAGAGTGCAGTCCGTTGCGTTCTTGCCGGTCGTGTATGCGAACTGCTGCACCGGCTTGATGGCGTACTTCTGGAGGACCTTCTTCCAGGACGCGCTGTGCGGCGATGTGAAGTCACCATAGATGCGCTTCACAGTTGCCTCCCCGAATCTTGCCACTTCCCCGAGAATGCCCTCGATGACCGCAGCTTGCGCGTTGTCAGCGTCGATTAGGACGGCAAGCCGCAGCGCCGGCTCTTCGGCTTCTATTTTGGCTACAAGTTTGGGGGCAACCATATTGGCATAGGCGAAATGTGAAGACTTCAGCATAATGCATATCTTCCGTGCTGATGCACCCCTCTTCAGGGTTAAGCAATCATGAAGGTGTTCCTTGACGATGAGCGGCCAACGCCAGACGGGTGGCGCCGCGTTTATTGGCCAGACGAGACCATCCAACTGCTCGAAAGCGGGGTCGTCGAGGAAATCAGCCTGGACCATGACCTGGGCAACGACGCCCGGGGCACCGGCTACGATGTCATCCTGTGGATTGAAGAGGCCGTCGCGCTGCGCGGGTTCAAGCCACCAAGAATCATCGTGCACTCCGCGAATTCTTCGGCGGTCGACAAGATGCGGGCCGGCGTGCTCGCCATTGAGCGGCTGGCCAGCCGCTGACAGCCTTACTGAACGTTATGGAATTTGAAAATCTGCTGGACCCTTCATTTGACGCCGCATTCGCCGCCCGCCCCAGCCTGCCCTGGTGGCCTTGGGTTGGGTCAAAGTTCTCAACCTCGTCGGTGCGGACCATGGTGGTCGGCGAGAGCGTCTACAACTGGGGCGAGGGGTTCGATACGCGTTACAAGCAAACCGATGGCCTGCGGGAAACGCACCGCCGGCATGCCCTGAACTATCGACGCGACTCCCCTTACGTGCGCAACATCGAGCGGGCTATCTACCGCGCGTCCAAGCCAAGTGAGAAGCAAAAGCGTGCGCTCTGGTCAACGGTGGCTTACCACAACCTGGTGCTGCAGCCACTTATGTCCATCAAGAAACGGCCGACCTACGCCCAATATCTGAACGGCTGGCACGAGTTCTTCGAACTGTCTCACCTGATGGCGGTCGACCAGGCCATTGTCTATGGGCTCGAGCCCAAGAAGGTCGACGCACTGGTGGAAGCCATCCGGCTCCGCGGGGCATCCTTCAAGCAGAGCCGCTTGCCGGCGAAGGTCGGGCGGACGCGGCCGCGCTTGGTTACTATTGCTGACGATGGCCGCGCGCTGA comes from the Cupriavidus basilensis genome and includes:
- a CDS encoding IS110 family transposase, with amino-acid sequence MDIKVVGIDVSKNTLDLDSLPDSASLQFINDEAGIASLLAYLAEHNDEGQIDRIVLEATGGYETSVSIALAGAGLPVAVVNPKQVRDFAKACGILAKTDRLDARVLARFAQQIRPPVRPLPDEAQREFADLLDRRSQLVVMRAQEKARVATAPPLAIKSLKEHIEWLDARIKSLDIDMTHKLRTSDVWKHKVELLSSVPGIGKVSVFTLLGRLPELGKLNRQQIAALVGVAPFNDDSGKRRGQRYIRGGRAEVRNVLYMATVTAIRHNPAIRSFYERLSLTGKPFKLAVTACMRKLLTVLNTMAKTGQPWENKLPA
- a CDS encoding restriction endonuclease; translated protein: MTLSTNSSGFQFEQLVRRILEANHFDVHEAGLSIGLETGKRAIVVSSSGGVRADANARGQSAGFDFTATMGNEIWAIEVKFYRTARAQVTLLESAAARLAARGIIAGARKGMLVVSCQLSSALRTTLEDRFSITFIDRVDLLNWAARAPELLDELNALLELDSIAIPEASERPTEPTQTSKRLPETSPPEDTKGTELCQELKALKRGKSTWSAYEKLCDRILRYLFPNDLHGWHRQKRTDDGLNRFDYICRIRPTTDFWQFLLHHLDSRYVLFEFKNYADKIKQGQILTTEKYLLERGLRRVAIVLSRAGASTDAIKMTQGAMREHGKLMLVIDDGQIIDMLQMKERGEDPTDRLFELADDFLLALPR
- a CDS encoding NYN domain-containing protein; its protein translation is MLKSSHFAYANMVAPKLVAKIEAEEPALRLAVLIDADNAQAAVIEGILGEVARFGEATVKRIYGDFTSPHSASWKKVLQKYAIKPVQQFAYTTGKNATDCTLIIDAMDLLYTRRFDGFCLVTSDSDFTGLATRIREEGLVVLGFGEQKTPDAFRSACNKFVLTEVLRPAPAESIPPAAKPEPTVAPALPLAAAVTPAAAPSFPQDFMLSALDQSSDENGWAHLGTFGSYLTKLQPDFDSRVYGFRKLSDLVRSRQDIFVTEERAVPGQAQKQLYLRPR
- a CDS encoding cyclic-phosphate processing receiver domain-containing protein; protein product: MKVFLDDERPTPDGWRRVYWPDETIQLLESGVVEEISLDHDLGNDARGTGYDVILWIEEAVALRGFKPPRIIVHSANSSAVDKMRAGVLAIERLASR